A window from Podospora bellae-mahoneyi strain CBS 112042 chromosome 1 map unlocalized CBS112042p_1, whole genome shotgun sequence encodes these proteins:
- the HIS4 gene encoding trifunctional histidinol dehydrogenase (BUSCO:EOG09262E98; EggNog:ENOG503NURS; COG:E), with the protein MESTLPLPFLISVNVPPGLGGEREGLNREEVSCLGTVFFTVKPQTYEKIFRFLGRHNTEFQPFFDVTQLESRDDVVSLIDAGARKVFVRPEQLPDFAEFGSRVAPVVSGANPAQLASATEHGLLISDFDITAAETARFVEEAKAKKIASFFVKPVAGADLEKFIGVAAQVGAIPILPSTDVTSKEQAGKLAVPKILAASWKSDRADGLIPTVVVDEHDTALGLVYSSEESVGEALRTQTGVYQSRKRGLWYKGASSGDTQELVRISLDCDNDALKFVVRQKGRFCHLEQSGCFGDLKGIKKLEQTLVSRKRSAPQGSYTARLFSDEKLLRAKIMEEAEELCDAKTAEEVAFEAADLIYFAMARVVAAGVSLADVEKSLDAKSFKVKRRQGDAKGRWAEKEGIKTETNGAAPPAPAPVKEEPKKDERILMKVLDAGEVTTQELDAALKRPSQKSADAIMKIIVPIIDDVRKNGDKALLSYTHKFERATSLTSPVLKAPFPESMMQLPAETIRAIDVSFENIKKFHAAQKDEKPLQVETMPGVVCSRFSRPIEAVGLYVPGGTAVLPSTALMLGVPAMVAGCQKIVIASPPRSDGSITPEIVYVAHKVGAESIVLAGGAQAVAAMAYGTESVTKVDKILGPGNQFVTAAKMYVSNDTNAGVGIDMPAGPSEVLVVADKDANPAFVASDLLSQAEHGVDSQVILIAIDLTDAQLAAIEDEVHNQAMALPRVDIVRGSIAHSLTVKVKTVEEAMEISNRYAPEHLILQIKDAEKAVEKVMNAGSVFIGEWTPESVGDYSAGVNHSLPTYGFAKQYSGVNLASFVKHITSSNLTAEGLRNVGGAVMQLAKVEELEAHRRAVEIRLEHMNKA; encoded by the exons ATGGAGTCGACGCTTCCTCTGCCGTTCCTCATCAGCGTCAATGTCCCGCCGGGGCTcggaggagagagggaggggctCAACCGCGAGGAAGTCTCATGTCTGGGAACTGTCTTCTTTACCGTGAAGCCGCAGACATATGAGAAGATTTTCCGTTTCCTCGGCCGCCACAACACCGAATTCCAGCCCTTTTTCGACGTGACACAGCTCGAGTCCCGCGATGATGTCGTTTCTCTTATCGACGCTGGCGCTCGCAAGGTGTTTGTCCGCCCTGAACAGCTTCCCGATTTCGCCGAGTTTGGCTCCCGAGTAGCCCCTGTTGTGTCTGGCGCCAACCCGGCGCAATTGGCTTCTGCCACTGAGCACGGCCTTCTCATTTCCGACTTTGATATCACCGCTGCCGAGACTGCGCGATTTGTCGAGGAGGCTAAGGCGAAGAAAATCGCTTCTTTCTTTGTCAAGCCTGTCGCTGGTGCTGACCTCGAAAAGTTCATTGGTGTTGCGGCACAGGTTGGCGCTATTCCTATTCTTCCCTCGACTGATGTAACCAGCAAGGAGCAGGCCGGAAAGCTTGCTGTTCCTAAGATTCTTGCCGCTTCGTGGAAGTCGGACCGTGCCGATGGCTTGATTCCTAccgtggtggttgatgagcaTGACACTGCTCTTGGCTTGGTGTACAGCAGCGAGGAGAGTGTTGGTGAGGCTCTCAGGACACAGACTGGTGTTTACCAGAGCCGGAAGCGTGGGTTGTGGTACAAGGGTGCTTCTTCTGGGGACACTCAGGAGCTTGTGCGGATATCTCTGGATTGCGACAATGATGCGCTCAAGTTTGTGGTGCGGCAAAAGGGGCGGTTCTGTCACTTGGAGCAGTCTGGCTGCTTTGGCGATCTGAAGGGtatcaagaagctggagcagaCTCTTGTCTCAAGGAAGCGGTCTGCGCCACAAGGCTCATACACTGCTCGTCTCTTCTCTGATGAGAAGCTGTTGAGGGCGAAGAtcatggaggaggctgaggagcttTGTGATGCCAAaaccgccgaggaggtggcTTTCGAGGCCGCGGATCTCATCTACTTTGCCATGGCGAGAGTTGTTGCCGCTGGTGTGTCTCTTGCTGACGTTGAAAAGAGCCTCGATGCCAAGAGCTTCAAGGTCAAGAGGAGACAGGGCGATGCCAAGGGCAGGTGGGCTGAAAAGGAGGGCATCAAGACAGAGACCAACGGAGCGgcgccaccagcaccagcgcCAGTAAAGGAGGAGCCCAAGAAGGACGAGAGGATTCTGATGAAGGTTCTCGATGCGGGTGAAGTCACCACACAAGAGCTCGATGCGGCCTTAAAAAGACCATCACAAAAATCGGCCGACGCCATCATGAAGATTATTGTGCCAATCATCGATGACGTACGGAAGAATGGCGACAAGGCACTTCTCTCATACACTCACAAGTTCGAAAGGGCGACATCTTTGACCTCTCCAGTACTCAAGGCGCCGTTCCCCGAGTCCATGATGCAGCTTCCCGCGGAGACCATCAGGGCCATCGACGTGTCCTTCGAGAACATCAAGAAGTTCCACGCCGCTCAAAAAGACGAGAAGCCGTTGCAGGTCGAGACCATGCCCGGCGTTGTCTGCAGTCGTTTCTCTCGCCCTATCGAAGCCGTTGGCCTTTACGTGCCCGGTGGTACCGCCGTTCTGCCCAGCACCGCGCTCATGCTTGGTGTACCGGCTATGGTAGCCGGCTGCCAGAAGATTGTCATTGCCTCGCCGCCTCGCTCCGACGGCAGTATCACCCCTGAGATTGTTTACGTCGCCCACAAGGTTGGCGCTGAGTCGATTGTCCTCGCTGGTGGTGCtcaggctgttgctgccatggCTTATGGCACTGAGAGCGTGACCAAGGTTGACAAGATTCTCGGCCCTGGTAACCAGTTCGTCACGGCGGCCAAGATGTACGTCAGCAATGACACCAACGCCGGCGTCGGTATTGACATGCCCGCCGGTCCTTCCGAGGTCTTGGTTGTTGCCGACAAGGACGCCAACCCAGCATTTGTCGCCTCTGATCTCTTGTCCCAAGCTGAGCACGGCGTCGACAGCCAGGTCATTCTCATTGCTATTGACCTGACTGATGCCCAGCTCGCTGCTATTGAAGATGAGGTTCACAACCAGGCCATGGCCCTCCCGCGTGTGGACATTGTCCGGGGGTCTATTGCTCACTCGCTGACTGTCAAGGTCAAgactgtggaggaggcgatggagatCAGCAACAGGTATGCGCCTGAGCACTTGATTCTTCAGATCAAGGACGCggagaaggcggtggagaaggtgatgAATGCGGGGAGTGTGTTTATTGGGGAGTGGACGCCTGAGAGCGTGGGTGATTACTCGGCTGGTGTTAACCACTCTTTGC CTACTTATGGCTTCGCCAAGCAATACTCTGGCGTGAATCTCGCCTCGTTTGTCAAGCACATTACCAGCTCTAACCTGACGGCTGAGGGGCTGAGGAATGTGGGAGGGGCGGTGATGCAGTTGGCTAAggttgaggagctggaggctcACAGACGGGCGGTGGAGATTCGGTTGGAGCATATGAACAAGGCTTGA
- the TAF9 gene encoding Transcription initiation factor TFIID subunit 9 (BUSCO:EOG092650VI; EggNog:ENOG503P2T1; COG:K), with protein sequence MSTTAAPQPNGHPPGSQSQTLNTTTNPPQPPPPPPLNNNTNPHSNPTAPRPRESRTIELLLLAQGVTTFEPRVPLLLLDFAYRHTSSVLSDALHLSADPYTSHAGARPSASSGAAPVNVGDAAITSNAVQLAIASRLAYQFRGGAAGGTSKDWLLDMAKERNKIALPRVPASEWGLRLPGEKFVLSGTGWGLRDVWAGQEALEESDEESEEGDMEMEDVVLGGGTTQEKEEDVGGDGVEGGTMGDVFGDEAEDEEMGEA encoded by the coding sequence atgtcaaccacagcagccccccaacccaacggCCATCCCCCCGGctcccaatcccaaaccctcaacaccaccaccaacccaccccaacccccccctccccctcccctcaacaacaacaccaacccccattccaaccccaccgccccccgcccccgcgaGTCCCGCACGatcgagctcctcctcctagcCCAAGGCGTCACAACCTTCGAACCCCgcgtccccctcctcctcctagACTTCGCATACCGGcacacctcctccgtcctctccgacgccctccacctctccgcAGACCCTTACACCTCCCATGCCGGCGCCcgcccctccgcctcctccggtGCGGCCCCCGTTAACGTAGGGGACGCAGCCATAACCTCCAACGCCGTCCAGCTCGCCATCGCATCCCGCCTCGCCTACCAATTCCGGGGCGGCGCCGCCGGTGGGACGAGTAAAGACTGGTTGCTCGACATGGCCAAAGAACGAAACAAAATCGCCTTACCTAGGGTTCCTGCGAGTGAATGGGGTTTGAGGCTTCCAGGGGAGAAGTTTGTCTTGTCTGGGacggggtgggggttgagggatgtttgggctgggcaggaggcgttggaggagtcggatgaggagagtgaggagggggatatggagatggaggatgtggttttgggaggggggacaacacaggaaaaggaggaggatgtagggggggatggggtggaggggggcaCGATGGGGGATGTTTTTGGGGATGaggcggaggatgaggagatgggggaggctTGA
- the ned1 gene encoding lipin Ned1 (COG:I; COG:N; BUSCO:EOG092636Y6; EggNog:ENOG503NVUI): protein MQYVRNLSDSVSTAWNSINPATLSGAIDVIVVEQEDGSLLCSPFHVRFGKFSLLRPYEKKVEFKVNGIKQPYSMKLGEGGEAFFVFETSDTIPKSLQTSPLVSPASSPPLSPQQTTGLGEPEALDLNDPKVRSASFSRPPLTVLSNQREGLITPRSTSPEFGKAGTSIGDWSPPRPHSDDILRMTARRAPSEDSDDPENPKYSDRSHSPPPLSASEALQRAMNLSRELAAVNIQTHITETGDLMLDMSNLKNNEEDAIKTEILARKVLSEELDGYYDIGALFGVDERGNLWIYSSEEAKAAAMKKAMESSLRNDNGIVMDAASDPGYQSDSSDVTASPSVPSHRRADSDLGQMSIQTPPSSPGSSTAGDPNRNYAKTLRLTSDQLKALNLKPGENSMSFTVNRATCSAYMYLWKYEVPVVISDIDGTITKSDALGHVLNMIGRDWTHAGVAKLYTDIVANGYNIMYLTSRSVGQADTTRAYLAGIVQDGYKLPRGPTILSPDRTMAALRREIYLRKPHIFKMSTLRDIRSLYGPDRKPFYAGFGNRFTDQISYRTVDVPRTRIFTINSNAEVSLDLLSLNKMKLSYVNMTEVVDHYFPPVSTLVKGGGEEYTDFTYWRDTPLELDEFSASDTEGEGEEEEEEEEEMDDEDEEYEDEDEDEIGEGMGDSYMSRDSYGDDLGESYDEDRMMRSALEERGQEGDDEEDLEEFEEAVDEEKRILEDVERKLEEEKREEEKGKGTIVPDTYAEIITGIKDLKVGAEVAEKKE, encoded by the exons ATGCAGTACGTCAGGAATCTGAGCGACTCTGTCTCGACAGCATGGAACTCGATCAACCCGGCAACATTGAGCGGAGCCATCGACGTAATAGTCGTTGAGCAGGAAGACGGATCGCTACTCTGCTCACCTTTTCACGTGCGCTTCGGCAAGTTCTCGCTCTTGCGCCCATACGAGAAGAAGGTCGAGTTCAAGGTCAATGGGATCAAGCAGCCGTATTCGATGAAGCTgggcgaaggaggcgaggCATTCTTTGTATTCGAGACCAGCGACACTATTCCCAAGAGTCTCCAAACCTCTCCCCTCGTTTCTCCAGCCTCCAGTCCACCTTTGAGCCCGCAACAAACCACCGGACTCGGGGAGCCTGAAGCCCTCGATCTTAACGATCCAAAAGTGCGGTCAGCGAGCTTTAGCAGACCGCCGTTGACCGTGCTTTCGAATCAAAGAGAAG GCCTCATCACACCAAGATCAACTTCTCCAGAGTTCGGAAAGGCCGGAACCTCTATTGGCGACTGGTCCCCACCGCGTCCTCATAGCGATGATATTCTGCGGATGACGGCTAGGAGGGCACCCAGTGAGGACTCGGACGACCCTGAAAACCCCAAGTACTCGGACCGTTCACACAGCCCACCGCCTCTCTCGGCATCCGAGGCTTTGCAGAGAGCCATGAATCTCTCCAGGGAGCTTGCCGCAGTGAATATTCAGACACATATCACCGAAACAGGAGATCTTATGCTGGACATGAGCAATCTCAAAAACAACGAGGAAGATGCGATCAAGACGGAGATTCTGGCTCGCAAGGTTCTCTCGGAGGAGCTCGATGGCTACTACGATATCGGCGCTCTGTTTGGTGTGGATGAGCGCGGAAATCTCTGGATCTACAGCAGCGAGGaagccaaggctgccgccaTGAAGAAAGCCATGGAATCGAGCCTGCGCAACGACAACGGCATCGTCATGGACGCAGCTTCTGATCCCGGCTACCAGAGCGACAGCAGTGACGTGACAGCTTCACCTAGCGTACCAAGCCACAGACGTGCCGATTCAGACCTCGGCCAGATGTCTATCCAGACACCACCCAGCTCTCCCGGCTCCTCAACCGCCGGTGATCCGAACCGTAACTACGCCAAGACCTTGCGGTTGACCAGTGACCAGCTCAAGGCCTTGAACCTGAAGCCGGGCGAGAACTCGATGAGCTTCACCGTGAACCGCGCGACCTGCTCGGCCTACATGTACCTCTGGAAGTACGAGGTGCCAGTCGTCATCTCCGACATTgacggcaccatcaccaagtcCGATGCCTTGGGCCACGTGCTGAACATGATCGGCCGTGACTGGACTCACGCCGGTGTGGCCAAGCTATACACCGACATCGTCGCCAATGGGTACAACATTATGTACCTGACGAGTCGCTCCGTCGGACAAGCCGACACCACCAGGGCATACCTAGCCGGTATTGTCCAAGACGGCTACAAGCTTCCACGAGGCCCAACAATTCTGTCTCCAGATAGGACAATGGCCGCCCTCCGCCGCGAGATTTACCTCCGAAAGCCACACATCTTTAAGATGTCCACCCTGCGTGATATTCGCTCCCTCTACGGCCCCGACCGCAAACCTTTCTACGCCGGCTTCGGTAACCGTTTCACAGACCAAATCTCTTACCGCACAGTCGACGTCCCGAGAACAAGGATTTTCACCATCAATTCCAACGCGGAGGTCTCGCTCGATCTGCTCAGTCTTAACAAGATGAAGCTTAGCTATGTCAACATGACCGAGGTGGTAGATCACTACTTTCCCCCTGTCAGCACGCTTGTCaagggcggtggggaggaatACACTGATTTTACGTACTGGAGGGACACCCCGCTTGAACTGGACGAGTTCTCGGCTAGTGATaccgagggtgagggcgaggaagaggaagaagaagaagaggagatggatgatgaggatgaggagtatgaagatgaggatgaggatgagattggggaggggatgggggatagTTACATGTCGAGGGATTCATACGGGGATGACTTGGGGGAGAGTTATGACGAGGacaggatgatgaggagtgcgcttgaggagaggggacaggagggggatgatgaggaggatttggaggagtttgaggaggcggtggatgaggagaagaggattttggaggatgtggagaggaagcttgaggaggagaagagggaggaggaaaaggggaagggaacgATTGTTCCGGATACTTATGCGGAGATTATCACTGGGATTAAGGATTTGAAGGTTGGTGCTGAGGttgcggagaagaaggagtga
- a CDS encoding uncharacterized protein (COG:S; EggNog:ENOG503NX2C): MSWIISWTSLIPTLLILSASLAWWFTEPKNARINLIAAVGVVLFCWAVAPELSRDLSYSLYVSSLDSVTALHLETFVLRNANMLLVGAAVVWLVGRAFQTLRKPVPELINTLGVDVPDPPDVSLAGIRADAATVNWTRPAPNRSVVKFLIQVNGVVVGEVAANQEPAIVVSGLKPDHFYNVRVIAVGSNNFQGGSRVIRLRTFARDGRPQLGNSRLPSNFTAEEPPATPHGESMDESGGARTAFPALEMATVTEGIASPARDGNTNSGPGPRRNTVTRKHSPSTTSIDQSTREDLSAYAKKTLPELTEKFESIRKETEEVLAQIAKEEAENRKVLEELEAEKKGKRKEQKKKEEQTEKLKRDVNSTDRAMRNALQRKGQREKTLKEKQSEREKYHENIAKWERGVGEMRKDRESFDQQRKDLEEERDQKAEAFRGDNNELQAECTRLEQELKERRDQVRELEEARKKLPGGEDDGEWREKDAELKREWHRRHRELSEQLVFETKRSRGLDEHIRALGAQLQAIPQPSYGLYTPPNASGLEFDNPTLTQLKRRSRNSNTMSNVSISSPLPAYSQIDPILSAPTGFASSRSLNAPPGFAPGPFMDLSADMDFRGSSAPLSPSATALLPSNILDDFDDDDDDPSPTTFHDPEPFLQSQRASPEQAPQSPASSGKALSILSSPHGSTSNLPFPPFSNEISERMVGTLPSPTIAETPQHKGFFWQRSKTVKEEGEKEPPLLGSLKQGQSQSFPRQTDDPDMANKRRISISGSWNVFNRNSVGPEITEGQATTNTHAFARSLNPFSRRPTGGLFDRDPSSPRPTSIASSDFPRPSTDSGSIWGPPMDASTLNKNSRLWSPDNAPWSRNPSRRPSLHGSPSALKTTLASADDEILDDEEMLSNVDVGVIGSRLPTQSANKAASAALGRLNPNAPAFIGSLFKSNPEKQKEKEVKEKAKAEKKKANKEKAAEKKKEKEKEAATVPDTPSQQTQNPIFEMESPADSRKSRDGASVHTLHSSVSISESRDSLTLDQSFSNTPSEPASAGLSGSFKDEGVVRKLFRKGSSSKFSLPGRLGGNSAKENITSAGGLFKKGPSSVASTAPSDRIDPRSSIGDFEDLGDEAMGVLAGVLGKSYECSSPGLGPTSAAAAAKGTTKEGGTAASRWLSSFGKKGKKNNENTKESFDFERAHVGGELDGLVEEKV; the protein is encoded by the exons ATGTCATGGATCATCTCCTGGACGTCGCTGATTCCAACACTGCTTATCCTGTCGGCCAGTCTTGCCTGGTGGTTCACCGAGCCTAAGAACGCCCGCATAAATCTGATTGCGGCTGTTGGAGTGGTTCTTTTCTGCTGGGCCGTCGCTCCCGAGCTGTCGCGCGACCTCTCGTACTCGCTGTACGTGTCCAGCCTCGACTCGGTCACGGCTCTCCATCTCGAGACTTTTGTTCTGAGAAACGCCAACATGTTGTTAGTGGGAGCTGCTGTAGTCTG GTTGGTGGGAAGGGCATTCCAAACGCTGCGGAAACCCGTCCCGGAGTTGATCAACACCTTGGGCGTCGATGTCCCCGATCCGCCCGACGTGTCCCTAGCGGGAATCAGAGCCGATGCTGCCACTGTGAACTGGACGCGGCCCGCGCCCAACCGATCAGTTGTAAAGTTTCTGATACAAGTAAATGGAGTGGTTG TGGGGGAGGTCGCTGCGAACCAAGAACCGGCCATTGTCGTCAGCGGCTTGAAGCCAGACCATTTTTACAACGTTCGGGTCATCGCGGTTGGCTCGAATAACTTTCAGGGTGGAAGCCGAGTCATCCGGCTCAGAACCTTTGCCCGAGATGGACGGCCACAACTCGGCAACTCCAGATTGCCATCCAACTTCACAGCCGAGGAACCGCCCGCAACACCCCATGGCGAGTCGATGGACGAAAGTGGAGGGGCCCGAACGGCGTTCCCCGCACTCGAGATGGCCACTGTCACGGAAGGGATAGCATCACCTGCACGGGATGGAAATACGAATTCTGGACCAGGGCCCCGTCGAAACACTGTGACTAGGAAACACTCGCCGTCGACCACGAGCATCGACCAGTCAACCAGGGAGGACTTGAGCGCCTATGCGAAGAAAACACTGCCAGAATTGACGGAAAAATTCGAGAGCATTAGAAAAGAAACAGAGGAGGTGCTGGCTCAAATAGCAAAAGAGGAGGCTGAAAATAGAAAGGTGCTGGAGGAATTAgaagccgagaagaagggaaagaggaaggagcagaagaaaaaggaggagcaAACCGAGAAATTGAAGCGGGATGTGAACTCGACAGACCGGGCGATGCGAAACGCCCTGCAACGAAAGGGCCAGAGAGAGAAGACGCTGAAGGAGAAGCAAAgtgaaagagaaaagtatcATGAAAATATTGCCAAGTGGGAAAGAGGTGTAGGTGAGATGCGCAAGGACAGGGAAAGTTTTGATCAGCAGAGGAAAGATTTGGAGGAAGAGCGTGATCAGAAAGCCGAGGCCTTCCGAGGAGATAACAACGAGCTCCAAGCTGAGTGTACACGACTGGAGCAAGAATTGAAGGAAAGGAGAGATCAGGTCCGAGAACTGGAAGAGGCCCGGAAGAAACTGCCTGGCGGAGAAGATGACGGCGAGTGGCGTGAGAAGGACGCCGAATTGAAGCGGGAATGGCACCGCAGACACAGAGAGCTGTCCGAACAACTGGTGTTCGAGACTAAGAGATCTCGAGGACTAGATGAGCATATCCGCGCCCTTGGTGCTCAGCTGCAGGCTATTCCTCAGCCAAGCTATGGGCTTTATACACCACCGAACGCTTCGGGATTAGAGTTTGATAACCCAACACTTACTCAGCTCAAGCGCCGGAGCCGAAACAGCAACACAATGTCGAATGTGTCTATTTCATCGCCATTGCCAGCCTACTCACAGATCGATCCGATTCTTTCAGCCCCGACGGGGTTTGCCAGTTCACGATCTCTGAATGCGCCACCTGGTTTTGCCCCAGGACCGTTTATGGACCTGTCGGCAGACATGGACTTTCGGGGGTCATCAGCCCCTCTAAGTCCTTCCGCCACGGCACTTTTGCCATCCAACATACTCGatgactttgacgacgacgacgatgacccAAGTCCGACGACTTTTCACGATCCTGAGCCATTCTTGCAAAGCCAGCGGGCCTCACCCGAGCAAGCTCCTCAGTCTCCTGCCTCGTCGGGCAAGGCTCTGAGCATCCTGTCCAGCCCTCATGGATCCACAAgtaacctccccttcccccccttctctaACGAAATTTCAGAGAGGATGGTTGGCACTCTGCCATCCCCAACTATAGCCGAAACCCCTCAGCACAAGGGCTTCTTTTGGCAACGCTCCAAGACTGtcaaggaagagggggagaaagAGCCACCTCTCCTAGGGAGTTTGAAGCAAGGTCAAAGCCAATCTTTCCCACGGCAGACAGATGATCCAGACATGGCCAACAAGCGGCGGATCAGCATTTCAGGCAGCTGGAATGTCTTTAACCGAAACTCAGTTGGGCCTGAGATCACAGAAGGCCAGgccacaacaaacacacacGCATTTGCAAGAAGCCTAAACCCCTTTTCCCGTAGGCCTACCGGTGGTCTCTTTGACCGTGACCCCAGCAGCCCGCGACCTACCAGCATCGCGTCCTCCGACTTCCCCAGACCCTCCACTGACTCAGGCTCCATCTGGGGACCACCCATGGACGCCTCAACCCTAAACAAAAATAGCCGTCTCTGGTCGCCCGATAACGCCCCCTGGTCCAGGAACCCCTCCCGACGGCCTTCGCTCCATGGATCTCCCTCGGCACTCAAGACAACCCTCGCCTCGGCCGACGACGAAATtctcgacgacgaggaaatGCTTTCCAACGTGGACGTCGGCGTCATCGGCAGCCGGCTGCCGACCCAGTCCGCCAACAAAGCCGCCTCGGCCGCGCTCGGTCGGTTGAACCCCAATGCCCCCGCCTTTATAGGATCCCTCTTCAAATCCAACCCTGAAAAGCAGAAGGAGAAAGAAGTCAAGGAAAAAGCAAAggcagagaagaaaaaggctaataaggagaaggctgccgagaagaagaaggagaaagaaaaggaggctGCGACAGTTCCGGACACGCCAAGTCAGCAGACGCAGAATCCTATTTTCGAGATGGAGTCGCCCGCAGATTCGAGGAAGTCGAGGGATGGAGCCTCGGTTCATACGCTTCACTCGTCGGTTTCGATCTCTGAGTCCCGCGACTCTCTCACGCTCGACCAGTCATTCTCCAATACACCCTCCGAACCCGCCAGCGCAGGACTCTCAGGCTCATTCAAAGACGAGGGCGTGGTCCGCAAACTCTTCCGAAAGGGCTCCTCGAGCAAGTTTAGTCTTCCCGGACGTCTTGGTGGTAACAGTGCCAAGGAGAATATCACCAGCGCTGGGGGTTTGTTTAAGAAAGGACCCAGCAGCGTTGCCAGCACCGCGCCTTCCGACCGCATCGACCCGAGATCTAGCATCGGCGACTTTGAAGACTTGGGGGATGAAGCGATGGGGGTTTTGGCTGGGGTATTGGGGAAGAGTTATGAGTGTAGTAGTCCTGGGTTGGGACCTacgtctgctgctgctgctgcgaaggGGACCACGAAAGAAGGGGGGACGGCGGCGAGCAGGTGGTTGAGTAGTtttgggaagaaggggaagaagaataATGAGAATACCAAGGAGAGTTTTGATTTCGAGAGGGCGCATGTGGGGGGTgagttggatgggttggttgaggAGAAGGTGTAA
- a CDS encoding uncharacterized protein (COG:O; EggNog:ENOG503P5WZ) has translation MATMSASSSSSSSSSSSDPAAAKARPIPSRNPLPLSASQEAQVRDVFYARVRAKCGPEIKAFADCAQGRTFSAPFLCRGPLHVMNNCMKIHATPEEQDAAREEWFEKRVERQKEKERKARRKLEQEKFLREWWGLPEKDREIARREMEKLERPERIGGFVSERRKRFGEERGEGR, from the exons atgGCAACAATgagcgcctcctcctcctcctcctcctcctcctcctcctccgacccagcagcagcaaaagccaGACCGATCCCCTCGCGGAACCCGCTACCGCTGTCGGCGTCGCAGGAGGCGCAGGTGAGGGATGTGTTTTATGCCCGGGTGAGGGCGAAGTGCGGGCCTGAGATTAAAG catTTGCAGACTGTGCCCAAGGCCGCACCTTCTCCGCGCCTTTTCTCTGCCGCGGACCCCTCCACGTGATGAACAACTGCATGAAGATCCACGCCACGCCCGAGGAACAGGACGCcgcgagggaggagtggttTGAGAAGCGGGTGGAGAgacaaaaggaaaaggagaggaaggcgaggaggaagctggagcaggagaagtttttgagggagtggtggggtTTGCCCGAGAAGGATAGGGAGATTGcgaggagagagatggagaagtTGGAACGGCCGGAGAGGATAGGGGGCTTTGTGagtgagaggaggaagaggtttggggaagagaggggggaggggaggtga